The DNA region ATGCCATGCCATACGTGGACGAGGTGCGCAAAAACGAAATTCAAGAACTCCATTCTATAATGAAAATTATTATTAATCCAGGAATGTGCCAAAGAAAAAATCATTCTAATCGAAGCATGTATACGCACTGAATTTAAAGCGAGCAGGGGATGGATTGGCCAACAAAGTTACGGAAAACTCTATAGCAGCAGAAGAGCAACAAGGTGAGGCCCACCCTATCAGAAAACCTCTCCGCGGCTACGGCGGCCCACGAATCAAATACTCGCTTTGCCGCATCTCACTCATCGTCGTCCTCTCAGGCTGTCACCATGATGAACAAAGTGCTCCGTGTAATATATTTTTTTCAAAACACGACACAAGACGCATTTATTCATATACATGCACGTATATTTACCTATATCATACATGCACGTAACCTTATGAGCAGATTGAAAAATTGACCTCACAAATCTTAAGATTGAATAAGATACCATAAACATCTAGCTATCAACAGGCACGCGGCTTGCTAGTAAAAAAGATAATATTGTTTAATttctaaaataaatctagaaaattcgAGCAACATGCCGAGTCGAATACTCAAGCATAGGTGAACAGATTTCACCATAAGAAATTTTATCAGATCAGCTGACTATTCAATTCGCTCATAAGTAATATATTAATCATGAAGATTAAGCAAGAAGTTGAGTTCTCAATACTTGCAGTTGTCACAAACGTTGAGTCACCTCTCTACTAAGTAATAGGTTCACTAAACATGTGCGTGTGAGCGAACTAATTAGAGCTTAGCTAGTTGTGGTCTTGTGTTGGAATATGTACATCTGAGTTCGAGTTCAAATCTTGACAGTTGTGttcgtatttttctgaatttaaCCAGCGTTATAGTAAAATTGCATGCGTATAGTGTATTCGTAAGGGTGAGTGTGCTTACGTGTATATGAGCATCTACATCTGTACtatattttgcaaaagaaataaaataaaaaataaaaatggaGTACTACATAGCCGAGCAAAACTAGATTAATAAAAGTAGCTCTCTCTTCGATTACTATCAACAGCGTTGTTGTCTCGTAAACGACGACTCATCAGTTGTTGTCAGCCGGCTTGCGTGCCTTCAAGAACCTCGGAATAGGCACCTCGCTCAGATCTGGTGACTTTAAATTAAACAATCAATCAATTATTCTTACTATATCCTAGCTTTTTTTGTAGAGCTGGGCGTGCTAGTTTCGTCGAAAGTGCAAATGTCCAACGAAACAAGGGTCAAATCATAGTGAAATGGTCAAAAGCAGAGCAACTCCAATAATAATTCTAAAATCAGATCCTCCAAGCTCCAAGTGCTAAGTGCCAAATAGGAGATGCCTGTGTTTTCCAgaagtttcaaatttatttcAACTTCAATAATAATCCTTAATTCTAACTATAATAAAGGATTTCTAGAACTTCGTATAAATGGAGGGTGGAAGAAGGGATTTGGAAGACTCTAGAAGAGAGAATTTGTATGTCTCGTTAAAATAGAGAGCCTAGCAGAGAGAATATGCTGGAGtgcattttttattttttatttttgattctctaaatttaaatttgagaGGTGCTGTTTGCTGGAGTTGCTATAATATTTAGCCGCCTCCTGCCTGTCACTTCGTCAGCTCCCGCGCAGCGTCAGCGCCTCCGCATCCGCGCTCCAGGTGCTCGACGAGATGCCGAAAAGAGCCTTCAAATACGCTGTGGTCAGTCAACCTTGCTTCTTGCTACGGTCTCGCAAGGATCCGCTCCTATCACCAACCAGCAGTTCTGACTGTTTCTCCAATGGTTTGATCTCTGCAGGTCGATGCGTTCACGGACGAGCCGTTCAAGGGCAACTCCGCGGCCGTCTGCCTCCTGGAGGATGGCGCCGGCGACGGAGGAGAGCCTGTGGACGAGCGGTGGATGCAGGCGGTGGCGGCAGAGTTCAACACCCCAATCACCGCGTTCTTGGTCCGTTCCGGTCccacaggggccggcggcggcggcggcgctgcagggtGTGGCGCTGCCCAGTTCCGTATCCGCTGGTTCACTCCGATTCGTGAGGTGATTGTTTCCGTCACAAATCTTCCACTTCCTTGCTTCAGAATCTGCTGACTTTGGGGTGACTGGGTGAAATGGAATCAAGCAACATGAGCTGCCGTGTCACGAAACAGAGAAGCGATATGGCAGGCCTTCGCATGCATTCGTAGCTCTGTGACAGCAGTTAGTAGGAGGACTGGCAAAATTGGAATGTATTCTAGAGTAACCTTGTGCCTTTTTTTATGTTGTCTGATTGGCCTAGGAACGGGTATACGATGCTCCTGTGCGATACTGTTCAATAAATTCAGTTTCATATGGATCCAATGTTTTCAATGTATCTAGAATATAGAAGTCATTTTCAGCACTATGGGCGGCCTTTATAAGAGGCTATACAAGAGATGCATATGTTTATTTGCTAATTATTAtaattattttaaaaaaaattgttaGTTTCTGACTGATGAGACATGTTATGGAGCTTTAGTGTTAAATACGTACTCTTGCAACTCTTTTCTTTTAGAATAGCACTCTTGCGACTTTCTTATAACATTCTGTTTGCCTTGCAACTTTTGATATCCCTCTAGTCTCCATATGTTCTgaagagttttttttttctcctgGTCATGTATCCCTTCAGACAACAGCATGTGAGGCTAACATCGAAAAGAATTAATTCTAATACTTCCATACATGGAGAGCCtatttttataaatttaatCTTTATCTCACTCAATTTTGGAGAAAACTTACTTTACTTGGTTAATTGTGCAGAGTGAACTCTGTGGGCATGGAACATTAGCTGCTGCACATTACTTGATAGCATCTGGCCTTGTGGAGTGTGATGCTATAGAGTTCGTAGCAAAATCTGGACGTCTAACAGCTAAGAAAGTCACTGTATCGAACGATGCAAGTCCTTCTGCAGAACATTGCTCAAAGTTCATGATAGAATTGGATTTTCCTGTTATCCCGGTGGCAAAGTGCAATTCTGCAGAGATATTACCAATTCCTGATACTTTTAATGGAGCTTCGGTTATGAATAAGCTGCAAACTGTCTCTGCTTTCTCTGATCTCATTGTAATTCCTCTCATCCTCCACTAATTCAATCCCCCCATTTTATTTCAAATTAAAACTCTTGTTTTGACTGCAAACCCTCATACATAAGTTTGTTTCTTTATTTCTAATCCTCAGTTGCAATTTTTTAAccttttagaaatattaaaaTCGTATGAGTATATTGTAAAACTAAGTTTCTCCTTTTCAGGTGGAAGTTAGTTCGTGTGATGAAGTTGGTAATGTTTGTCCTAACATTGCTGAGTTAGTCCAGTGTCCTGGAAGAGGCGTCGCCGTTACAGGCCCAGCTCGTGAAGGATCGAGTTATGATTTTGTCACACGTTTCTTCAGCCCAAAATATGGAATAAATGAGGTAATAATGCAATATAAACATGTGTTCTATCATGCTAATATTGTTATTCAGGGAGTTTTCTTCTCAAATTGTTATTCCGGGATGTAGTATCTTAGTTTGCAACAAGTTTCACCTCTCGTCAAAATGAATGTTTGAGTTAGGAAGGAATCCAGCATCCACAGATTCTGGTCAACTAGTCCCTTCATAACTTTATCATATTGAGAGTTATATATTTCATGACAAGCTACAACCATATTTTGGTTTGAACATGAAGAGCTGTGTATCATTATATTaaagaagaaaaagagggtATAAAAAACCTTACAATTTACAAACACactccacacacacacacacacaggtTGTCAGTTTACATCCGTGCCTTTGAGAGACATTAGGACACAGCCTCGGCCTAAATCACATAAACATCCTGGACTCAGTTCTTAGTTCTCACACAAAATAAGTTACTTTAGCATCAAAGAACCCTCTATTTTTCTTTAGATGATGATAGAAGAACTCTATTTGCTTTGGATATTATGTAATTGTAACTGATAAAAAGTGaagtttcttttttttctgatgTCCTGTTTTGTCCATTTTTCTTACTCAGGATCCAGTATGTGCTAGTGTACACTGTTCCTTGGTTCCTTACTGGGGCAAGAAGCTAGGGAAAGAAAACATGATAGCCTTCATGGTATTAAGGACAAGCTTTCAAACTAGTCGATACATTGATATGAGATATCATCCTTCAGATTGGAACTTATCATAATACATACACATCTTGTCTGTGTGTTGTCACTTGTCAGGCCTCCCCAAGGACTGGAACACTGTATCTGCAATGGGATGAGGAAGCCCAGAGAGTCCGAATCCGAGGAAAAGCTGTTACTGTCATGGTTGGCACCCTTCTTGCCTAGAGTCAGTTGCTGCTTGATCATTAAAAAAAACTGTAATTGGGCCCAGGAACGTAAGTACTCTGTTTAGTGGGGGAACATTTAATTTGGTTCCCCTGTCCAACTATGAAACCTGAATATTTCAAGGTAAATGGCCTATGCATGCATGGATGAAGACCAAATAGAAGATGAAAACCCTGAAGGTTTTTCTTTGAAAAAGATGTTAGGAGTTTACCCTAATCTGTTGGGATGGAGAACAATCAACTACAACTGAGTTCGTCAATAACATAGAAGTTTACATGGTTCATAATAGTACATGTAACTTGGATTTTCCATTTGAGTTACTTGTCTTGCCAAATTGTTTGTTTCCTTGTTCCTGTCCCTGAATGTATATGTAGATGAACTTTGCAATTGAAGGGATGTCTGCTACATTTTGTTTGAAACAGAAGAGGCCATGTCATCCAGTGCCCTGGATTGGCAATTGGATCATAAGCAGCAATGCAATAGCCTAGTATATGAATAAAATATGTAGTATATATGAATTCTAATTAATAAAAAAAATGATATACATACGAGCGTATACTCCATTTCAAATATACCCCACGAGCCGCAATCAATGCGATCGCGAGTTGCTTAATTAATTGTTTACTCTCCGGCAGTTGACCCTGATCTCGCCGTCCGTGCCGGTGAGCGGGCTGGTGCTGGCCATCTTGACCATCGCGGCCGCGAAGTCGCTCCCCCACCGGCCGGCGTCGGACGCGTACGCTCGGACCAGACcgtccgtcgcgccgccgccgaagaGCGCCTGGTCGGAGTGCAGCAGCCCCCGCCGGGAGAGCAGGTTCTCGAAGTAGCCGTTGTCGAAGTCGTCCGGCGACGACCCGTCGAGCGGCTCCagcgcgccgtcgccggcgccccccgcccgcgccgggcAGCTGCCCCGCAGCGACGCCGCGAAGGCGGCGTCGAGGTCGGTGTCGTTGTAGATCCGGGCCCGGCAGTTCTTGCACTGCGCCCGGCCGACGGTGTGGGCTCCTGCAACGTACGACATGCGCGTGGTGACGATCGACCGATGAGGCGATCATGGATGGAGGGATGGAAAACCTTAGGCTGTTTGCTGTCGCGTGCGTGTATGCATGATTGCGTTGTGGACGGAAGCGCGCAGCTGGTGGTTGGGCGGTCGCGTGATCGATCGAGATGATCGCGCACGTACGAGGCTAGGGGTTGTAGCTAGGCAGGTGACGCAGGCTCGTCCAAATGTTGGCAGGTCAAGTTGCGAGCAAAAAGGTGGTGGTGAGTAGGATAGAGAGACAACACAGCACGTCATGGATCACCGGGTTGAATTAGTCCGTGCATGCAGACGAACAATGATGCATCGTGCATGTATAGGTAGTATCATGAATGCATATAGATGTATAGCTAGTATCATGTTTTCGTTGGTACACGACGCATACTATACATATATCATATATGATGTGCACGTATGTAGCTAAGATCATGAGGTCGGGACGCCGGGTAATCGGGTGGTGCATGTTCTACAGCTTACTGTGAATCTTCAATCTTGGTAGCTACCTGACGACAGGGAGGAGTGTTCTCATTTGGTCGCATCGCACTGCCCGGAATGAGTGCAAGATCTAGTTCGCTGCAGTGTCGATTTCAGCTCTCCCTGTgtttttagattttttttttaccGGGACATGCCATGTGATCTATCTAGCTAGAGCTGTAGATGATGATGATCTGCGTACCATGTCGAATTCAGTCAGTGCGAGCAAGATCTAGGATGGGACGTGCCATCCGTCATCTTAGCCTGCCTGCTGCGAACCTATCTATACGTGCGTTGCACAATGCAGAAAAAGGAGATCGATCGGATTGCAATCTTCAAGTGTAATAATAACATGTGCACATGTACCTGAGAGGGCGACCATGTCGGTGGTGCTGAGCCCCTTGTTGGCGAAAGCGTTGAGGAGGCCGTTGAGGTTGGCGGTGGGGCCAGGGAGGTCGCTGTTGGCCAGGGACGCGCTCGCCGTGGTCGCGTCCCGCCTGCCCAGGGGAACCGTCCAGGATGGGCCTCCCAGCTGCACCAACAGGCCGGACGTACAATGACATCGTCAAAGAAACCTTCTTTTTCTCTTTGacgttttcttttatttttcacATGTGGGCAATGCAAGTAGAAGAGAAATTAAAACTGCCGTTAAACTTTGACATCGGCGCGCCATCACTGTCTGTTCAGTTCCATGATAGGCCGCAGTTGACAGATTCATGCTCTGATGCTCACATTCTCTCACTTATGTAGTGCAagtaaaaaagaaagaaagaaattaGCTAAGCACTGCACCGGGATGTAAATCAGATAGAGGTGTGCCTTCATTTATAGCTGATCGATACACGGTCCTCTTGCGTAGTAGGAGTAGTAGAGACGAGGTAGCAGGTAGCTAGCGGCTGGCTTACCTGTTCGACGGAGTcgcgggcggcgacggcgaggatgTCGGCGCAGGAGACGGTCTGCGGGCACATCAACTCCAGCAGCATCTTGATGTTGTCGATGACGTCGAAGCCGCGCAGCGACCCCGCGTTCGGCCCCGCTCCCTTCTCGCCGGTGAAGCCCGCCGTGTCGTCCAGCAGCACCGACGCGTCACAACCCTGCCGTGCGTGCATCAGATAGCGTAGTAGACATAGATCTTCCATGTACTCTACTATAGGTATCATGGAGTAGATATGTACTAGATAGATTCATCTAGGGAGGATGATCGAGATGCATGATGGTTCATCATTACCTGCACGAAGCAGTCGTGGAAGTGGAGCCGGAGGAGGGAGGCCCCCATGCGGCGGTCGAGCAGTACCGCCGTCGCCACGGCGGACCTGATGgtgaggagggcggcggggcaggacgCGTCGTAGTAGTCCTCCGACGACAGCTGCGCGCTCGCCACcgtggcggcggccgccgccagtGCGAGGACCAACAAGACCGGCACGCGGCGAGGGAGAGGCCGGGAGCGGGGGTGGTGCTTGCGGGAAGCTGGAGGAGCCATGCCGTAGTCGCAGTAAAAGTGGCGTCTCGCTCTCGCCGCGCAGTCCTGGTTTGGGAGTAGCCTGCAGTGCAGTGCAGCGTGATGCCAGAGAGTACATATTTATAGGCAAGAAGGGTGCACAGACAGAGACAGTCAGCCCCTTAATAATGCATGACACGATATGCCACCCCTTCTTGTTGGAAAACAGAGTATCCACTACATTTGTTCATGACATTATTACACTTCTGTTATTTTTTTAATTACACAGTACAACTCAGATACTCACAATACACGCATACTCACACGTAGATTTATAAAAAATAATGATGTATTGTTCGTGATTAGACGTAATAAATAAACATTGATGAATACAGGGATTAAATCCAAGAAAATATGTTTTCCTGGATATTATTAGGAGTAAGAGTACTAGTCTTGCGCTAATAAGGAATACATACAGCCATGGGAAAAAGGAAACTGATTTGTTGGCATAACTTATTAGGTCGTGCTTGTGTGCACAATTCTCTATATTAAAGCCCGGCTCCGTAGGTACAATACTAGAATGAACGACCTCATGTACATGTCAGGGGTACATGTATACCGGAAATGGTTTACTCAAAAATATTCAAGCTTCTAAAATGAATTCTCAAGTCTATCAGCTTGGGAAAACCATTTGTTATATTAGTTATATTTTCTGTCAATCTGTGCGGTTCTGTTGCATAGTTGTATAGTGACTTTtcttgatatatatatatatatatatatatatatatatatatatatatatatatatatatatatatatatatatatatatcaagaAGCTGCAGTCCCATCATTCATATATATGACGAGATTAAAATGCAACAAGGTGCATTCTCTGTACAAAGTGCACCCATCTTACCATTGTAACCGAGAGACTACATCTATTGCAACTAAAAGAATAGACCAATTGCAACTGGACGGAACCGATTGTAACTGGGTGCGAACCAGTTACAACTGGACGCGAACTAGTTGCAACTCAGACTGATCCGGTTGCAACTGGACGCGAACCGGTTGCAACTCAGACCGACCTGATTGCAACTGGATATGAACCGTTTGCAATTCAAACCGATTCGATTGCAACTGGACACAGTCCAGTTGCAACTAGAACTTTTCACAATTGCAACTGAGAGGGTAGGTGACTTCTCTATACAAAATGCACCCAGGTGCATTATAACAAAAcactgtatatatatatatatatgacaagttttatctacactcgcTTGTAATTACTCTCACTATTAGTATTCCATCGTGCGTATGTCCgcatactcatttatcactttgagtacgttcatatactaattctaagatacttcaaaggGATATGTAAgaaaaaaatttaaaagcatccctatttttaaatatatcatgattatatattagtaCTGGTATATAAAAATGAGTATGTCCATATACTCCATATATGGTCACATACAAAGTATATACCATCAcagatggtctagtatgatcaTATACACCTCGTAAGTACCTTTCGATGGGTCAGATACGCCCTACATCATGAGGTACACATGGGCATGTATATAGACATACTTATTTTTATATACCAgtgctaatatataatcatgatatatttaaaaaatagggatgcttttgaatttttttCATACGTatcctgtcggtgtttaaccggctgcccaccgagagatatacccaaggtggtaagttttgggtgagggaacgccgagatcaggaactcgaaggtgcaaagaacacaagactttagacaggttcgggccgcacggagcgtaacaccctacgtcctgtacggtggtttgtattctctttggtgtagaatgacctaatgatcttctgttttgagggggtccctgacctcccttatatacccgagaggtcagagttacaaagatgctaaccaacccccaccgagggatcacaccagaactgatctcgagtagatcctctccgtgttggttagccctatctcctatttaaacgggataaacaagagataaacaaaatgaataagagataagacggggttaatctcttagactacgtaatgtgcccagcccggtggccccgggtctgacaagcccccgagctcttcgtagctgagtaccgcaggcttatcgagtactttcgaagcagtcttcgacttcttctgaagcttcgtcttgaagaccttcttcgagtacttgcttggctgcatcgaagctatgaggtgttcatgccccgaatttttgttatggtgtgcgatttaaaaatcgcactccatatggagtagcccccgagccttaggttgaatcggagaatcaggctgagggtcccattagtctgtaatcctccttatccttcaaagaaatttgaaaaataagtagtcgatgccacgtaccccgcagcccccgagccttaaatccaaatcccacaaatatggagataaggatctaaaaaccgtggcattggtgttactctggaattctgagaaaaaactcttcgcctctgcATAGCGAAATTAAGcatcccgctggtttatttaaccgtgcggtggcttagagtttcttctgcactctcagtcttcatatgagtcgttttcgagtagttttacggcgtccagcccccgagcttacaagccaggagagccgaatgaGTCATGTCGAATAGTGCGCATCGCCCGGCCCCCGAGTCTGAGAACTAGCGAAACTGCGATGGCacgccgcgctgcctggagggttgttgctgaatcttgacctgaaaaaagacaatgcacacattatgtagcataatgcgaagataccgagtagtactcagtaataatataaatacaccaaaatttatttggtgtaaaaatttcgcgtcttgctcttgctaggccatgtaatttccccgggcagttagcctgttacgtttaagcacctgatccctgatggccgtagaccatagcgtagggagcttagccgcatgcacgcgtaggagcataggcttacagaagagtcgaggtttcacggattaaggcgtgtgctacccgagtactttagcaaccgttaagagaagacaaagaagtcgtcatgagacaaagaggatgcgcagtgcgcaaagatagtcggcgaagtgtagctctggagggtttcatgcccatcgagagtcgtacatggacaagtaatcgatcatggtgtagcccccgagggtttcatgcctgtcgagaggcgtacctaaaaaggtagccgatcttgtgaagaacaagtcagaaaaggtataaatcacttagcttgattcgtggacgaatgtcgacgaagccgtggagctcgttgatgaagctgcgacgatttgttgatgaagctcgactagtcggaaccgattccgactagttttcaaatcgagacgagtagttgatgtagtcgtcggcgagctgccgatcgtcctcgcgaagtcgaagtagtcgaacacgttgctggcgcgcgcggatattgcggcacaagccgaagttgagccgggtcgtcgaggtcgacggccgcggtgcatcgacgttgcagcgcaaggtgaagtcgagccgagtagtcgagatcgatgaccgttcgctgaaggatccgatctcgaactcgatgaatggATCCGTCGATGCGcatgcgtgaaggtagcaatccaccacctggtgaactagaaagatgctatcgagttcgccggtggatcttcgacgcgctcccctacctggcgcgccagctgtcggtgtttaaccggctgcccaccgagggatatacccaaggtggtaagttttgggtgagggaacgccgagatcaggaattcgaaggtgcaaagaacacaagactttagacaggttcgggccgcacggagcgtaacaccctacgtcctgtacggtggtttgtattctctttggtgtagaatgacctaatgatcttctgttttgagggggtccctgacctcccttatatacccgagaggtcagagttacaaagatgctaaccaacccccaccgagggatcacaccagaactgatctcgagtagatcctctccgtgttggttagccctatctcctatttaaacgggataaacaagagataaacaaaatgaataagagataagacggggttaatctcttagactacgtaatgtgcccagcccggtggccccgggtctgacatatccctttgaagtatcttagaattagtatacgaacatactcaaagtgataaatgagtatgcGGACATACGCACGGTGGTATACTGATGATGAGAGTAGCTACACACGAGTATAGAAAAAACTCATCCTATACGCACACTTCATTAGAGTAAAAAAAGACTCCTATCCTTGCATTGGTGCATTACCACCACATCTGATGATCTGTGTGTTATGTTATTTTCTTGGCCGCTGTGTGTTGCATCACTGGCCCGACTGCTATCACATGCCAAAACTTTTCCATTCCGATGATGTGTCAAAAACTCAGCATGGAACCTGCGCGACCTTGCCGGCGGGTGGTTGGCTGGTTAGAGGCACTAGACAAAGGAGGTAGCTTTGCTAACGTGTTGGCAAGTAACAGGTCCCTAAAACGCCATGCGTTGTGACCAAGCAAAAAGAGGACGAATTAAGTGCCAGCTCCATCGTCAGTTcatcgtgtgtgtgtgtgtgtgtggacgGGTTATTAACACGGCTGCATCACCTCTAAGTAGACTTATTATGACACTGATTTTAGTTTGCGTGATCCTATCATTTCCTGTCATCTTTAAATTAGTTTGCAACCTAAAATAAGTGCCATAATTAAGCCTAGAACTCTCCATGATACCTGAGTAACAGATTAAAGATGACCGGAAATGGAAGGATCACGCAAACTAAAATAAGATGCATAGGacaaggaggagaggaggaataTACATAATGGCTCCATCTTATTGCCGTTCTgaatttggaaaaaaaaaacatccATCGCACGGAAAAAGGGTTTTGTTGGGTAGGGGTTGAGTGTTCACTATTGCATTTGCATACAAGTCATGCGCCTCCATAAATACACCCAGCAAGTGCACATGCGCGAGCAGCTAGCCatcaggaggaagaagaaggtgaGGATGGATAATCGATCGATCACATTCCCTTCTGGAGTACACAAACCACACACGCGAGATGATGCCTGGTCGATCGAGCTGCGCTGTTCGTTGTTAGTTGGGATTCAATGCAAGTCG from Panicum hallii strain FIL2 chromosome 9, PHallii_v3.1, whole genome shotgun sequence includes:
- the LOC112874600 gene encoding uncharacterized protein LOC112874600, which codes for MPKRAFKYAVVDAFTDEPFKGNSAAVCLLEDGAGDGGEPVDERWMQAVAAEFNTPITAFLVRSGPTGAGGGGGAAGCGAAQFRIRWFTPIRESELCGHGTLAAAHYLIASGLVECDAIEFVAKSGRLTAKKVTVSNDASPSAEHCSKFMIELDFPVIPVAKCNSAEILPIPDTFNGASVMNKLQTVSAFSDLIVEVSSCDEVGNVCPNIAELVQCPGRGVAVTGPAREGSSYDFVTRFFSPKYGINEDPVCASVHCSLVPYWGKKLGKENMIAFMASPRTGTLYLQWDEEAQRVRIRGKAVTVMVGTLLA
- the LOC112874599 gene encoding peroxidase 70-like, yielding MAPPASRKHHPRSRPLPRRVPVLLVLALAAAAATVASAQLSSEDYYDASCPAALLTIRSAVATAVLLDRRMGASLLRLHFHDCFVQGCDASVLLDDTAGFTGEKGAGPNAGSLRGFDVIDNIKMLLELMCPQTVSCADILAVAARDSVEQLGGPSWTVPLGRRDATTASASLANSDLPGPTANLNGLLNAFANKGLSTTDMVALSGAHTVGRAQCKNCRARIYNDTDLDAAFAASLRGSCPARAGGAGDGALEPLDGSSPDDFDNGYFENLLSRRGLLHSDQALFGGGATDGLVRAYASDAGRWGSDFAAAMVKMASTSPLTGTDGEIRVNCRRVNN